A window of the Cygnus atratus isolate AKBS03 ecotype Queensland, Australia chromosome 4, CAtr_DNAZoo_HiC_assembly, whole genome shotgun sequence genome harbors these coding sequences:
- the OTOP1 gene encoding proton channel OTOP1, with amino-acid sequence MEKGTGSPAAGGSCPQKNAEILSSQYGINLFLAGLLLTFAWAVHAVGISKSHLLSYLITLMLIQLLWMLWYLCRSCTQRRLIRDKDTHAGARWLKCGITLFAVITLILDSFKIGYYIDFSNCLSPTEGIFPVTHAAHTILQVYFLWCHAKDIIQSFKTLERFGVIHSVFTNLLLWTNGVLTESKHQLNEHKERLITLGFGNITIVLDDHAPQCNCTTTTLCSIFSQGIYYLYPFNIEYHILASTMLYVLWKNIGRKVEHHQQHKTPFKFHGITVGMIFGLIVLTSTIAVVVVYLIQIGRSKIKSELALTMFYLHAIFVLALMCTAGVVALLIYRLEDRSLDNSKNPARKLDAELLVGTAAGSWLLSWGSILAIICAQAHPKYTWYNLPYSVLVIIEKYIQNLFIIESIHREQEKANDDIKTLRIVTISRGSTLSLTPSYKEIYNGRATRDIGELPYLVSSSICARESDGGGGANEETSQGNSPVMHSASEFSFYSRSSVADNKRRILKNIAAFLFLCNLSLWIPPAFGCRPEYDNGLEEIVFGFEPWIIVVNLAMPFSIFYRMHSAASLFEVNCKT; translated from the exons ATGGAGAAGGGCACCGGTTCCCCCGCCGCCGGCGGGAGCTGCCCGCAGAAAAACGCCGAGATCCTCAGCAGCCAGTACGGCATCAACCTCTTCTTGGCCGGGCTGCTGCTCACCTTCGCCTGGGCGGTGCACGCCGTGGGCATCAGCAAGAGCCACCTGCTCTCCTACCTCATCACGCTGATGCTCATCCAGCTGCTGTGGATGCTGTGGTACCTGTGCAGGAGCTGCACGCAGAGGAGGCTGATCCGCGACAAGGACACACACGCTGGAGCACGCTGGCTCAAGT GTGGGATTACTTTATTTGCAGTGATTACTTTAATTCTGGACTCTTTTAAAATTGGATACTATATTGATTTTTCAAACTGTTTGTCACCAACTGAAGGCATTTTTCCTGTTACACATGCAGCGCACACCATCTTACAG GTGTACTTTCTTTGGTGTCATGCAAAGGATATTATCCAGTCtttcaaaacacttgaaag GTTTGGGGTTATCCATTCTGTGTTCACAAATTTACTCCTGTGGACAAATGGAGTGTTAACAGAGTCAAAACATCAACTGAACGAACACAAGGAAAGACTAATCACACTTGGTTTTGGGAATATAACAATAG TTTTAGATGACCATGCACCTCAATGCAATTGTACAACGACAACTCTCTGTTCCATATTTTCTCAAGGAATATATTACCTATATCCCTTCAATATAGAGTACCACATTCTAGCATCCACGATGCTCTATGTCCTGTGGAAAAACATTGGCCGCAAAGTGGAACACCATCAGCAACACAAAACTCCGTTCAAATTCCACGGCATAACTGTTGGGATGATTTTTGGACTAATTGTGTTAACTAGCACAATAGCAGTAGTCGTGGTGTATTTAATTCAGATTGGACGTTCAAAAATCAAAAGTGAGTTAGCACTTACTATGTTTTACCTCCATGCTATCTTTGTATTGGCTCTCATGTGTACAGCTGGAGTTGTCGCCCTTCTAATCTACAGACTGGAGGATAGATCATTGGATAACTCAAAGAATCCTGCTCGAAAACTGGATGCAGAACTGCTGGTTGGCACAGCTGCAGGATCCTGGCTCCTCTCCTGGGGATCAATCCTAGCAATTATCTGTGCCCAAGCTCACCCCAAATACACGTGGTATAACCTGCCCTATTCTGTCCTAGTAATTATTGAGAAATACATTCAGAACCTCTTTATCATTGAATCCATACATCGCGAGCAGGAAAAGGCCAATGATGATATTAAAACACTTCGAATAGTGACTATATCTCGGGGGAGCACTTTATCGCTTACCCCCTCATACAAGGAGATTTATAATGGCCGAGCCACCCGTGACATCGGGGAGTTACCGTACCTggtcagcagcagcatctgtgccAGAGAAAGTGATGGCGGCGGTGGTGCCAACGAAGAGACAAGTCAGGGTAACAGTCCAGTCATGCATTCAGCCTCAGAGTTCTCCTTTTACAGCAGAAGCTCAGTGGCTGACAACAAGAGGAGAATTCTCAAGaacattgctgcttttttattcCTATGCAATCTTTCG CTTTGGATACCACCGGCATTTGGGTGCCGCCCAGAGTATGACAATGGACTGGAAGAAATAGTTTTTGGCTTTGAACCTTGGATAATTGTTGTGAACCTTGCAAtgcctttttctattttctatcgGATGCATTCAGCTGCCTCACTCTTTGAAGTCAATTGCAAAACATAG